In a single window of the Saccharothrix australiensis genome:
- a CDS encoding methylmalonyl-CoA mutase family protein, producing the protein MEPTGELALAAEFPAPDREQWLELVQGVLRKSGADFESLVTTTYDGIRVQPLYTAADTAPPSGFPGLAPFTRGGRPQGVTGGWDVRQQHVAPDPAALLADLENGVTSLWLRHVPADRLDDLLADVHLDLAAVVVDAGADFRAAGLAMLDVWDRRPVPAGEVRGNVGADPLGVRARTGADADLAALRDLVARARRFPGLRVVVVDGLPFHEAGGSDAQELGASLAAGVAYLRALTGFGLSAAEAARLLEFRYAATADQFLTIAKFRAARRLWARVTEVAGAPAPQAQHAVTSPAMMTRRDPWVNMLRTTVACFGAGLGGADAVTVLPFDHAIGLPDDFSRRIARNTQALLLEESRLAGVIDPAGGSWYVERLTDDLAHAAWAWFREIEAAGGLPGAFDLVADRIAATWERRVANLADRTDAITGVSEFPNPDEAPVVRRPAPAEPSGGLPRVRYAQAFEALRDAADAAPERPAVFLATLGPVAAHTARATFAANLFQAGGIATPQAGATETVEDVVAAFRRSGARIACLCGSESAYAELAAPVAEALRAAGAERVLLAGKESAARIDEYVHTGSPALRVLEHTLEFLGVER; encoded by the coding sequence ATGGAGCCGACTGGCGAACTGGCGCTGGCCGCCGAATTCCCCGCTCCCGACCGGGAGCAGTGGCTGGAACTGGTCCAGGGCGTGCTCCGGAAGTCCGGCGCGGACTTCGAGTCGCTGGTGACCACGACCTACGACGGCATCCGCGTCCAGCCCCTCTACACCGCCGCCGACACCGCCCCGCCGAGCGGCTTTCCGGGCCTCGCGCCGTTCACCAGGGGCGGCCGGCCGCAGGGCGTCACCGGCGGCTGGGACGTGCGGCAGCAGCACGTGGCCCCCGACCCCGCCGCCTTGCTGGCGGACCTGGAGAACGGCGTCACGTCGCTGTGGCTCAGGCACGTGCCCGCCGACCGCCTGGACGACCTGCTCGCCGACGTCCACCTGGACCTCGCGGCGGTCGTGGTCGACGCCGGCGCGGACTTCCGGGCGGCCGGGCTCGCGATGCTCGACGTCTGGGACCGGCGGCCCGTGCCGGCCGGCGAGGTCCGGGGCAACGTGGGCGCGGACCCGCTCGGCGTGCGGGCGCGCACCGGCGCGGACGCCGACCTCGCCGCGCTGCGCGACCTGGTGGCGCGGGCGCGGCGGTTCCCGGGGCTGCGCGTGGTCGTGGTGGACGGCCTGCCGTTCCACGAGGCGGGCGGTTCCGACGCGCAGGAACTGGGCGCGTCCCTCGCGGCCGGTGTCGCCTACCTGCGCGCGCTCACCGGCTTCGGCCTGTCCGCGGCGGAAGCGGCGCGGCTGCTGGAGTTCCGGTACGCGGCGACCGCCGACCAGTTCCTCACCATCGCGAAGTTCCGCGCCGCGCGGCGGTTGTGGGCCCGCGTGACCGAGGTCGCGGGCGCGCCGGCGCCGCAGGCGCAGCACGCCGTCACGTCGCCCGCGATGATGACCCGCCGCGACCCGTGGGTGAACATGCTGCGCACCACCGTGGCCTGCTTCGGGGCTGGGCTCGGCGGCGCGGACGCGGTGACGGTGCTGCCCTTCGACCACGCGATCGGCCTGCCGGACGACTTCTCGCGGCGCATCGCGCGCAACACCCAGGCGCTGCTGCTGGAGGAGTCCAGGCTGGCGGGCGTCATCGACCCGGCGGGCGGCTCCTGGTACGTCGAGCGGCTCACCGACGACCTCGCGCACGCGGCTTGGGCGTGGTTCCGGGAGATCGAGGCCGCGGGCGGCCTGCCGGGCGCGTTCGACCTGGTGGCGGACCGGATCGCGGCCACCTGGGAGCGGCGGGTCGCGAACCTGGCCGACCGCACCGACGCCATCACCGGGGTCAGCGAGTTCCCGAACCCGGACGAGGCGCCCGTGGTGCGGCGGCCCGCGCCGGCGGAACCGTCCGGCGGCCTGCCGCGCGTCCGGTACGCGCAGGCGTTCGAGGCGCTGCGGGACGCGGCGGACGCCGCGCCCGAGCGACCCGCCGTCTTCCTCGCCACGCTGGGCCCGGTCGCCGCGCACACCGCGCGGGCGACCTTCGCCGCGAACCTGTTCCAGGCGGGCGGGATCGCGACGCCGCAGGCGGGCGCGACCGAGACCGTCGAGGACGTCGTCGCGGCGTTCCGGCGGAGCGGGGCGCGGATCGCCTGCCTGTGCGGTAGCGAGAGCGCCTACGCCGAACTGGCCGCGCCCGTCGCGGAGGCGCTGCGCGCGGCCGGCGCGGAGCGCGTCCTGCTGGCGGGGAAGGAGTCCGCCGCCCGGATCGACGAGTACGTCCACACCGGCAGTCCGGCGCTGCGGGTGCTGGAGCACACCCTCGAGTTCCTCGGAGTGGAGCGATGA